A genomic region of Candidatus Obscuribacterales bacterium contains the following coding sequences:
- a CDS encoding NAD(P)H-quinone oxidoreductase subunit L, whose amino-acid sequence MVITLLLYAALGGAYLLVMPVAILFYLQQRWYIASSIERVLMYFMVFFFFPGLLVLSPFVNLRPQKRQLS is encoded by the coding sequence ATGGTTATCACCCTACTACTCTATGCCGCCCTAGGCGGTGCGTATCTGTTGGTCATGCCAGTGGCTATCCTTTTCTACCTCCAGCAACGTTGGTACATCGCCAGTTCTATTGAGCGGGTGCTGATGTATTTCATGGTCTTTTTCTTCTTCCCAGGGCTGTTGGTTCTCAGTCCTTTTGTCAACCTGCGTCCTCAAAAACGGCAATTGTCCTAA
- a CDS encoding DUF3007 family protein: MRRIDVIGVGFGIFAAGGLIYLGLRGAGLEGANAGIWSQVILLGGVGGWLVTYLFRAGTHTMTYNQQLRDYEDAVLQKRLDEMTPEELAALQAKLDQESESSSDATADSE; the protein is encoded by the coding sequence ATGCGGCGGATTGATGTAATTGGCGTTGGTTTCGGCATCTTTGCCGCCGGGGGGCTCATCTATTTGGGTCTCCGGGGTGCTGGTCTCGAAGGAGCCAATGCTGGCATCTGGAGCCAGGTAATCTTGCTGGGGGGCGTGGGTGGATGGTTGGTGACCTATCTGTTTCGGGCCGGCACGCATACGATGACCTACAACCAACAGCTTCGCGACTACGAAGATGCGGTTTTGCAAAAACGTCTGGATGAAATGACCCCCGAGGAACTGGCTGCCCTGCAGGCCAAGCTCGACCAAGAGTCTGAATCATCCTCAGATGCGACCGCTGATTCAGAGTGA
- the trpA gene encoding tryptophan synthase subunit alpha — MVSVSQRMNALRDRGQCALVPFITAGDPDLETTAKALRLLDANGADFIELGVPYSDPLADGPVIQAAATRALANGTKLEQVLDMVRTVSPDLQAPIILFTYYNPILNRGLDTFFQTIAEAGVKGIVIPDLPLEEVGGVMAAANQAAVEVTLLVAPTSPMERIKAIAAQSQGFIYLVSVTGVTGMRTQMGNRAKELLSDLRGVTDKSIGVGFGISQPEQARQVMEWGADAVIVGSAFVKRLAEGTPEQGLKAIASFCQSLKAAITADQG; from the coding sequence ATGGTTTCTGTCTCTCAACGGATGAATGCACTACGGGATCGGGGCCAATGTGCGCTGGTGCCGTTCATTACAGCAGGGGATCCAGATTTAGAGACAACCGCTAAAGCATTGCGGCTGTTGGATGCCAACGGCGCTGATTTCATCGAGCTAGGGGTGCCTTACTCTGACCCGCTGGCGGATGGCCCAGTGATCCAAGCAGCCGCTACCCGAGCCCTCGCCAACGGTACCAAGCTGGAACAGGTGCTCGATATGGTGCGCACCGTCTCCCCCGACCTGCAAGCTCCGATCATTTTGTTTACCTACTACAACCCCATTTTGAACCGTGGGCTGGATACATTTTTCCAAACCATTGCTGAAGCAGGGGTAAAGGGGATTGTCATTCCCGACTTGCCCCTAGAGGAAGTCGGAGGTGTGATGGCAGCGGCTAATCAAGCGGCGGTGGAGGTGACGCTACTGGTAGCTCCCACCAGTCCCATGGAACGGATCAAGGCGATCGCCGCCCAGTCCCAAGGATTTATCTATCTTGTCAGTGTGACTGGCGTGACCGGAATGCGCACCCAAATGGGCAACCGCGCCAAGGAACTGCTCAGCGATCTCCGGGGGGTCACCGATAAGTCTATTGGCGTGGGCTTTGGTATTTCCCAGCCAGAACAGGCTCGGCAGGTGATGGAATGGGGGGCCGATGCGGTGATTGTGGGCAGTGCTTTTGTGAAACGCTTGGCCGAGGGAACTCCCGAGCAAGGCTTGAAGGCGATCGCCTCCTTTTGCCAAAGCCTGAAAGCCGCCATTACCGCTGACCAAGGCTAA
- a CDS encoding glycoside hydrolase family 19 protein, which yields MNTSSHLQTWRTQAGSTLRVLIPRIASSTLTATDGLVDDLLRALGEQPPRSLGREPYVGLFGQKPVNELREQAAAGVQVYLERLRLPSILPMDEQADALIRSLKGFSIARPVGVYPYEGLFGYTQVNISTLQLQLWRQQGGQHLRRLVAEIPDVTPTAADDLADSLLRALGRQPGRPSNRLPYQGVIVLPESVPFPEFRRRAADALQVFITNINSDRLGSTDAVVDDVIRKITTLRGLNQLPGRPVERLPYQGLFPTIQEVTESQLVQIAPTAQRSQIRKFLPHLNATLVEFNISTSLRKAHFLSQVAHESANFNAVEEFADGSDYEGRADLGNFFAGDGRRYKGRGLIQITGRFNYRQCGDALGVDLVQQPTLLATDVLACRSAGWYWDSRQLNVWADRDNVEQVTLMINGGYNGLDDRKAKLAAAKRAFGI from the coding sequence ATGAACACTTCATCTCATCTCCAAACTTGGCGTACCCAAGCCGGCAGCACCCTTAGGGTTCTGATACCAAGGATTGCGAGTTCAACCCTCACCGCTACCGATGGCTTAGTCGATGACCTATTGAGGGCTCTTGGAGAACAGCCTCCCCGAAGCTTGGGGCGAGAGCCCTACGTAGGATTATTTGGGCAAAAGCCCGTGAATGAACTACGGGAGCAGGCAGCGGCAGGTGTCCAAGTTTACCTAGAGCGACTACGCCTACCTAGCATTTTGCCGATGGATGAACAGGCCGATGCCCTGATCCGTTCTCTTAAGGGATTTTCCATTGCCCGGCCGGTAGGCGTCTATCCCTACGAAGGCTTGTTTGGCTACACTCAAGTCAATATCAGCACCCTACAACTCCAGCTCTGGCGGCAGCAGGGCGGGCAACATCTACGGCGCTTGGTGGCAGAAATTCCAGATGTGACGCCCACGGCTGCGGATGATCTGGCTGACTCCCTGCTGCGGGCCCTGGGGCGGCAGCCAGGACGCCCTAGTAATCGTCTGCCCTATCAAGGGGTGATTGTTCTGCCAGAATCTGTTCCGTTCCCAGAATTTCGTCGCCGGGCAGCGGATGCGCTGCAGGTGTTCATCACCAATATCAACAGCGATCGCTTGGGATCAACGGATGCGGTTGTGGATGATGTGATTCGCAAAATTACCACTCTGCGCGGGCTCAATCAGCTTCCAGGACGCCCCGTCGAGCGCTTGCCCTACCAAGGACTTTTTCCCACCATCCAAGAAGTGACGGAATCGCAACTGGTGCAGATTGCTCCCACGGCGCAGCGATCGCAAATCCGTAAGTTTTTGCCCCATCTCAATGCCACCTTGGTGGAGTTCAACATCAGCACTTCTCTGCGCAAAGCCCATTTCTTATCTCAGGTGGCCCACGAATCGGCCAACTTCAATGCCGTGGAAGAATTTGCTGATGGTAGTGACTATGAAGGGCGCGCAGATTTGGGTAACTTCTTTGCTGGCGATGGACGGCGCTATAAGGGTCGCGGTCTGATTCAAATTACTGGACGCTTCAACTATCGTCAATGTGGTGATGCCCTAGGGGTTGACTTGGTTCAGCAGCCCACCCTGCTTGCCACCGATGTCTTGGCCTGTCGCAGTGCTGGCTGGTATTGGGATTCGCGGCAACTCAACGTCTGGGCCGACCGCGATAATGTGGAACAGGTCACCCTGATGATTAACGGTGGCTATAACGGCTTGGACGATCGCAAGGCCAAGCTAGCTGCCGCTAAGCGTGCCTTTGGTATTTGA
- a CDS encoding NDP-sugar synthase: protein MKAMILAAGKGTRVRPITYTIPKPMIPILQKPVMEFLLELLRQHGFDEIMVNVSHLANEIEGYFRDGQRFGVQIAYSFEGRIVDGELIGEALGSAGGMRRIQDFSPFFDDTFVVLCGDALIDLDLTEAVRVHREKGAIATVVMKSVPLDEVSSYGVVVTDDEGRIKSFQEKPSVDEALSTDINTGIYIFEPEIFDYIPSGETFDIGGDLFPRLVADNAPFFGVAMDFEWVDIGRVPDYWRAIRGVLNGDVKNVEIPGREVQPGVYAGLNVDVNWDKVDIQGPVYIGGMSRIEDGATIIGPSMIGPNCYICSGATVDNSVIFEYSRLGAGVRLVDKLVFGRYCVDKTGASIDVQAAALDWLITDARQVMPSEPPAEGQAIAELLGAEVGSLL from the coding sequence ATGAAAGCTATGATTCTGGCTGCTGGCAAGGGAACTCGTGTTCGCCCGATTACCTACACCATTCCCAAGCCCATGATCCCGATTTTGCAGAAACCTGTGATGGAATTTCTGCTAGAGCTACTGCGCCAGCATGGCTTTGATGAAATCATGGTCAACGTTAGCCATCTTGCCAATGAAATTGAAGGTTATTTCCGGGATGGTCAGCGCTTTGGGGTGCAAATTGCCTATTCGTTCGAGGGACGAATTGTAGACGGTGAGCTGATTGGGGAAGCCCTAGGGTCAGCCGGTGGAATGCGCCGCATTCAAGACTTTTCGCCATTTTTTGATGACACGTTTGTGGTGCTCTGCGGGGATGCCCTGATTGATCTTGATTTGACTGAAGCTGTGCGCGTGCATCGCGAGAAGGGGGCGATCGCTACGGTGGTGATGAAGTCTGTACCGCTGGATGAGGTATCGAGCTACGGGGTGGTGGTCACGGATGACGAGGGACGCATTAAGAGCTTCCAAGAAAAGCCTTCGGTGGATGAAGCCCTGAGCACCGACATCAACACCGGGATTTATATCTTCGAGCCAGAAATTTTTGACTACATTCCTTCTGGAGAAACCTTCGATATTGGGGGGGATCTATTTCCGCGTTTAGTGGCCGACAATGCTCCGTTCTTTGGCGTAGCCATGGACTTCGAATGGGTTGACATTGGTCGGGTCCCCGACTACTGGCGTGCCATTCGCGGCGTGTTGAATGGTGACGTTAAAAACGTCGAGATTCCCGGACGCGAAGTGCAGCCTGGCGTTTACGCAGGGCTGAATGTGGATGTGAACTGGGACAAGGTTGACATCCAGGGGCCGGTCTACATTGGTGGTATGTCTCGCATTGAAGATGGTGCAACCATTATTGGCCCGTCGATGATTGGCCCAAATTGCTACATTTGCAGCGGTGCAACGGTAGACAATAGCGTCATCTTCGAATATTCGCGCCTGGGTGCAGGGGTGCGCTTGGTTGATAAGCTGGTTTTCGGTCGCTATTGTGTAGACAAAACCGGTGCATCTATTGATGTGCAGGCTGCGGCTCTAGACTGGTTGATTACCGATGCCCGGCAGGTGATGCCATCGGAACCACCAGCGGAAGGACAAGCGATCGCTGAACTGTTGGGCGCAGAGGTCGGCAGTCTGCTCTAA